A genome region from Mesorhizobium sp. WSM2240 includes the following:
- a CDS encoding DUF1232 domain-containing protein gives MTVLASIKAWARSVKRDVVALWIAARDPRVPWYAKLAAGAVAAYALSPIDLIPDFIPVLGYLDEVIMLPLGILLVVNLIPAPLMDEFRQDAIRREDRPKSVSGLAVILAIWLSVAAWLVLLFWPNRAG, from the coding sequence GTGACCGTTCTTGCGTCTATCAAGGCGTGGGCGCGAAGCGTTAAACGGGACGTGGTGGCGCTTTGGATAGCCGCGCGTGATCCGCGCGTGCCCTGGTATGCGAAACTGGCGGCTGGCGCGGTTGCCGCCTATGCGCTCAGTCCAATTGACCTGATACCCGACTTCATACCGGTGCTTGGCTACTTGGATGAAGTGATCATGCTTCCGCTCGGCATCCTGCTGGTGGTAAATCTCATTCCCGCACCGCTGATGGATGAATTTCGACAAGATGCTATCCGCCGCGAAGACCGCCCGAAAAGCGTCAGCGGCTTGGCCGTGATCCTCGCAATCTGGTTGTCCGTCGCGGCATGGCTGGTTTTGCTATTCTGGCCTAATCGGGCGGGCTGA
- a CDS encoding metallophosphoesterase yields the protein MNERGGGHSPPSRRAVVTQLLGGLGAAAMFPQVSWGQGASHESQRPRTDATFVFAADVHACRMASGLSPNCANEGKTDANLLRHIAAINRISKESWPEQLDGAATRLMGAGRKIAEPLGVIIGGDMTDDGGGQVAIPGEGSQLRQFSQRYQQGVGPDRIHFPVYTGLGNHDLDQDGPKPQVDWYRRELRDYVELNHRPTVFFKPPVPVSNYDVASDSYSWDWGGLHLIQAHRFAGDTTKGALSGLPWLKNDLATYAADRRPVVLFQHYGWDQFSTERWDPVRRTFDEDGSGPPHWWSDAERQALYSVIAQYNVIGIFHGHQHETAMIYRRGTLDLFKPKAAFMGGFAVVHVADDYLDVAFAEAVGGDGEVKFTNAFNSRSGS from the coding sequence ATGAACGAACGCGGCGGCGGACATTCCCCTCCATCCAGACGTGCGGTAGTGACGCAATTGCTTGGCGGCCTTGGAGCGGCGGCCATGTTCCCGCAAGTCTCCTGGGGTCAGGGTGCATCACATGAATCACAACGGCCCCGAACCGACGCAACATTCGTCTTTGCCGCCGACGTGCACGCTTGCCGCATGGCCAGCGGCCTGAGCCCTAATTGCGCGAATGAGGGCAAGACGGACGCAAACCTCCTTCGCCACATTGCGGCGATCAATCGCATTTCAAAGGAGAGTTGGCCGGAGCAACTTGACGGGGCCGCGACGCGGCTTATGGGTGCGGGGCGCAAGATCGCCGAGCCGCTCGGCGTGATCATCGGGGGCGACATGACCGACGACGGCGGCGGTCAGGTCGCGATACCCGGCGAGGGCTCGCAGCTTCGCCAGTTCAGCCAGCGCTACCAGCAGGGTGTCGGTCCCGACCGTATCCATTTTCCGGTTTACACCGGTCTTGGCAACCACGACCTGGATCAAGACGGCCCAAAACCTCAGGTCGACTGGTATCGACGAGAACTGCGGGACTATGTCGAACTCAATCACCGCCCGACGGTATTTTTCAAGCCGCCGGTGCCGGTGTCAAATTACGACGTTGCGTCCGACAGTTACTCGTGGGACTGGGGCGGACTCCATCTGATCCAGGCGCACCGCTTCGCGGGTGACACCACGAAAGGCGCACTCAGCGGCCTGCCCTGGCTCAAGAACGACCTCGCCACCTACGCTGCCGACCGCAGGCCAGTCGTGCTGTTCCAGCATTACGGCTGGGACCAATTCTCGACGGAACGATGGGATCCGGTCAGGCGGACTTTTGACGAGGATGGGTCCGGCCCGCCGCATTGGTGGAGCGATGCAGAGCGCCAAGCACTCTATTCGGTTATCGCGCAATACAATGTCATAGGCATTTTCCACGGCCATCAGCATGAGACGGCCATGATCTATCGACGCGGCACATTGGATCTGTTTAAGCCCAAAGCCGCGTTCATGGGCGGCTTCGCCGTGGTGCATGTCGCGGACGACTATTTGGACGTCGCATTCGCCGAAGCAGTTGGCGGCGATGGCGAGGTCAAGTTTACCAACGCCTTCAATAGCCGCTCAGGTAGCTGA
- a CDS encoding recombinase family protein — protein sequence MKIGYARVSTADQNLDMQRDALKRAGCKKIFEERKSGKAGSKRPELEAALAYLRPEDILVVWKLDRLGRSWVEMMRTIDKLRADGIKFQSLTEELDSESAQGRFFLQIHGAMAEYFLDLNRERTMEGPKAALARGRKGGRKPKLTEDDKKAARAMLAAGDISVAEIARRLGISRVTFYDYFPQARMKAKAANMMGSPVREE from the coding sequence ATGAAGATTGGATACGCCCGGGTCTCTACCGCCGATCAGAATCTCGACATGCAACGGGACGCGCTCAAGCGCGCCGGCTGTAAGAAGATTTTCGAAGAAAGGAAGTCCGGCAAGGCGGGAAGCAAGCGTCCAGAGCTGGAAGCGGCCCTCGCTTATCTCAGGCCAGAGGATATCCTGGTCGTTTGGAAGCTCGACCGCCTAGGCCGTTCCTGGGTGGAAATGATGCGCACGATCGATAAGCTGCGCGCCGATGGCATCAAGTTCCAAAGCCTGACCGAGGAGCTGGACAGCGAGAGCGCCCAAGGGCGCTTCTTTTTGCAGATCCACGGTGCCATGGCCGAGTATTTCCTGGACCTCAATCGAGAGCGCACCATGGAAGGCCCCAAGGCCGCTCTGGCGCGCGGCCGGAAAGGTGGCCGCAAGCCCAAGCTCACCGAGGATGACAAAAAAGCCGCCAGGGCGATGCTGGCTGCCGGTGACATCTCGGTGGCAGAAATCGCGCGTCGGTTGGGCATCAGCCGTGTGACCTTCTACGACTACTTCCCACAGGCACGGATGAAAGCGAAAGCGGCCAACATGATGGGTTCACCGGTTCGCGAGGAATAA
- a CDS encoding NHL repeat-containing protein, which produces MMNLLRSLTAAGALAIVAISGSPIAAPTAANANPATPEKLWDGFSSPVGMAFDAAGNLFVAEWGAGRVSRIDPAGNRTTFADVLSGPSGLTIGPDGTIYVASYSRDEVYRFTPAGERSVHVSGLATPAGLSFDRSGRLLIANRRTNQILTVTGNGDLEPVIDGLQTPVGVVQTPDNGYVVSNIGGGVTILRPDDTRIDAGEAFGTPGPGVAMTKDGRVFVVDYGGTTVREILPNGQSRAVADGLRSPVGLVIAPDGASLLTAAWGDGTIYRIPISN; this is translated from the coding sequence ATGATGAACCTTCTTCGCTCCTTGACTGCTGCCGGCGCTCTCGCAATCGTCGCGATTTCCGGCTCCCCGATTGCAGCTCCGACTGCCGCAAACGCAAACCCGGCCACGCCTGAAAAGCTCTGGGACGGCTTCAGCTCGCCGGTCGGCATGGCCTTCGACGCTGCGGGGAACCTATTCGTGGCGGAATGGGGCGCCGGCCGCGTCTCACGCATCGACCCTGCCGGGAATCGCACCACCTTCGCGGACGTGCTTTCCGGTCCTTCCGGCCTGACGATCGGCCCCGATGGCACGATCTACGTTGCATCCTATTCGCGCGATGAGGTCTATCGTTTCACGCCGGCAGGAGAACGCAGCGTGCATGTGAGCGGCCTTGCGACGCCCGCCGGGCTTAGTTTCGACAGGTCAGGCCGGCTGCTGATCGCCAACCGCCGCACCAACCAGATCCTCACCGTGACCGGGAATGGCGATCTGGAACCCGTCATCGACGGCTTGCAAACGCCGGTCGGGGTGGTCCAGACGCCAGACAATGGCTATGTCGTGTCCAACATCGGCGGCGGGGTTACGATCCTGCGCCCGGATGACACGCGCATCGACGCCGGCGAGGCGTTCGGCACGCCCGGCCCTGGCGTAGCAATGACGAAAGACGGCCGCGTGTTCGTGGTAGATTATGGCGGAACGACCGTGCGGGAAATTCTGCCGAATGGACAATCCCGTGCCGTCGCGGACGGGCTGCGAAGCCCGGTCGGCTTGGTAATCGCTCCTGACGGGGCCTCTTTGCTCACCGCCGCTTGGGGCGATGGAACGATCTATCGGATTCCGATCTCAAACTAG
- a CDS encoding carboxymuconolactone decarboxylase family protein — MTHQSPNVGESRLERGKRALAEIDGEAGNNVIAALADIAPDFARYVFEFPFGDIYSRPGLDLRAREIATIAALTAMGTATPQLKVHIEAGLNVGLTKDEITEIVMQMAIYAGFPAALNGLFAAKEVFAARFPVQQGEAA; from the coding sequence ATGACGCACCAATCCCCCAACGTCGGCGAAAGCCGGCTGGAGCGCGGCAAGCGAGCGCTCGCTGAAATCGACGGCGAAGCCGGCAACAATGTCATTGCCGCTCTGGCGGATATCGCCCCCGACTTCGCGCGCTACGTGTTCGAATTTCCATTTGGCGACATTTACAGCCGTCCTGGCCTCGATCTGCGCGCCCGCGAAATCGCCACCATCGCGGCTCTAACCGCGATGGGAACCGCAACCCCGCAACTAAAGGTCCATATAGAGGCGGGCCTGAATGTCGGACTGACGAAGGACGAAATCACTGAAATCGTCATGCAAATGGCGATCTATGCGGGCTTTCCTGCGGCACTCAACGGGCTGTTTGCGGCGAAGGAAGTATTCGCCGCCCGGTTTCCCGTCCAGCAGGGGGAAGCGGCATGA